In the Bradyrhizobium guangzhouense genome, one interval contains:
- a CDS encoding alpha-2-macroglobulin family protein has translation MIGLVRAVALCAVLAFGLCAAQAADKPFKRDDLADSAIKLEAQIKSEAGPVAKTNATLKTDADAAFRRNDYRTGLSVLGQIAATTPDDAGNWLRLAKVIFQITPKSSSEQTFLFERASTAAYIAYMRAGNAGEEADALAVLGKSLAERHLFRPALDALRLSLDMREVADVRGQYEKLRDEHGFRLLDYTVDSDSASPRACFQFSEELAKRTDFAPFLALAGQDKPALSAEGKQLCVDGLKHGERYNINLRAGLPSTVKEGLPKSAEFNIYVRDRKPFVRFTSRAYVLPRTGQRGIPVVSVNTPAVNINVFRIGDRNLINTVVDSDFQKTLSKYQLSDLGDERGVKVWSGELATAMTLNQDVITAFPVDQALGELQPGVYVMTAAAKGPGSDDDYQLATQWFIVSDLGVTAYSGNDGIHVFVNSLASTDPVGKAEVRLVARNNEILATRKTDEAGHVLFEAGLARGEGGLSPAMLTVTGEKADYAFLSLKTSAFDLSDRGVAGRAVPSGADAFVYAERGVYRSNETVYLTALLRDGQGNAVNGGPLTLVIERPDGVEFRRAVLADQGAGGRTLSVPLNSAVPTGTWRVRAFTDPKGSSVGETTFMVEDYVPDRIEFDLSSKDKLIKANAPVELKADGHFLYGAPAAGLSLEGDMLIAPASERPGFAGYQFGVDDEQTTSNERTPLENLPEADANGVATFPVTLEKQPASTRPQEAQIFIRMVETGGRAVERKLVLPVAPATALIGIKPLFGDKNVAEGDKAEFDVVFVSPDGKTLPRDGLRYELLKMESRYQWYRQNNYWEYEPVKSTSRVADGDVTIATDKPTRISLAPRPGRYRLDVKSNDADGPVTSVQFDVGWYSDGSADTPDLLETSIDKPQYASGDTMTVSVNARSAGKLTVNVVGDRLLTTQTIDVKEGTAQVKLPVGKDWGTGAYVVATLRRPLDAAAQRMPGRAIGLKWFGIDKQARTLAVKLSPPDLIRPNSVLKIPVRLDGLNPGEDAKVVIAAVDVGILNLTNYKPPAPDDYYLGQRQLTAEIRDLYGQLIDGMSGTRGQIKSGGDAGAAELQGSPPAQKPLALYSGIVTVGADGTAEVSFDIPEFAGTARVMAVAWTATKLGRANTDVVIRDPVVLTTTLPRFLLNGDHGTVNLEIDNVEGQAGDYVINVKTGGPVKMSGNPATTVRLAAKQRNSFALALDATAAGQATLDVDIKGPNGLTLARHYALDVKAATQVLARRSIRTLAKGESLTLTSDMFSDLVPGTGSVSVSASLSTALDAATILKALDRYPYGCSEQITSRAMPLLYVNDLAAGAHLAMDTEVDQRIRDAIERLLARQGSNGSFGLWSAGGDDAWLDAYVTDFLTRAREKGFVVPDVLFKNALDRIRNSVVNGNEPEKDGGRDLAYGLYVLARNGAAPIGDLRYLADTKLNNLATPIAKSQLAAALALVGDRNRAERVYSAALDSLAPKPVLEFGRTDYGSQLRDAAALVSLASEGNAPKATLTQAVSRVEVARALTPYTSTQENAWLVLAARALAKENLSIEVDGQPVKTALYRSYKADALSGKPLKITNTGDAPVQAVVSVSGSPVTPEPAASNGFKIERNYFTLDGKPADISKVKQNDRYAVVLKITEAKPEYGHIMVSDYLPAGLEIDNPKLVSSGDSGTLDWIEDGAEPEDTEFRDDRFTAAVDRASDSKAVFTVAYVVRVVSPGKYVLPQAYVEDMYNPSRYGRTGTGTVEVRAAK, from the coding sequence ATGATTGGTCTGGTTCGCGCCGTCGCTCTCTGCGCCGTGCTGGCGTTTGGCCTTTGCGCTGCGCAGGCAGCGGACAAGCCATTCAAGCGTGACGATCTCGCCGATTCCGCGATCAAGCTCGAGGCGCAGATCAAGAGTGAAGCGGGGCCGGTCGCCAAGACCAACGCGACGCTGAAGACCGACGCCGACGCCGCCTTCAGGCGCAACGACTACCGCACCGGGCTCTCGGTCCTCGGCCAGATCGCCGCCACCACGCCCGATGACGCCGGCAATTGGCTGCGGCTCGCAAAGGTCATCTTCCAGATCACGCCGAAGAGCTCGAGCGAGCAGACGTTCCTCTTCGAGCGCGCCTCGACCGCCGCCTATATCGCCTATATGCGCGCCGGCAATGCGGGCGAGGAGGCTGATGCGCTCGCGGTGCTCGGCAAGTCGCTCGCCGAGCGGCACCTGTTCCGCCCGGCGCTCGACGCGTTGCGGCTGTCGCTGGACATGCGCGAGGTCGCCGATGTCCGCGGCCAATATGAGAAGCTGCGCGACGAGCATGGCTTCCGCCTGCTCGACTATACCGTGGACTCGGATTCGGCGAGCCCGCGCGCCTGCTTCCAGTTCTCGGAAGAGCTCGCCAAGCGCACCGATTTCGCGCCGTTCCTGGCGCTCGCTGGCCAAGACAAGCCGGCGCTGTCGGCGGAAGGCAAGCAGCTCTGCGTCGACGGGCTGAAGCATGGCGAGCGCTACAACATCAATTTGCGTGCCGGCCTGCCGTCGACGGTGAAGGAGGGCCTGCCGAAATCGGCCGAGTTCAACATCTATGTGCGTGACCGCAAGCCGTTCGTGCGCTTCACCAGCCGCGCCTATGTGCTGCCGCGCACCGGCCAGCGCGGCATTCCCGTGGTCAGCGTCAACACGCCCGCGGTGAACATCAATGTGTTCAGGATCGGTGACCGCAATCTGATCAACACGGTGGTCGACAGCGACTTCCAGAAGACGTTGTCGAAATATCAACTCTCGGATCTGGGCGACGAGCGCGGCGTCAAGGTCTGGTCCGGCGAACTCGCGACCGCGATGACTCTGAACCAGGACGTCATCACCGCATTCCCGGTCGATCAAGCGCTGGGTGAGCTCCAGCCGGGCGTCTATGTGATGACGGCAGCGGCCAAGGGCCCGGGCAGCGACGATGATTATCAGCTGGCCACGCAATGGTTCATCGTGTCCGACCTCGGGGTCACGGCCTATTCCGGCAATGACGGCATCCATGTTTTCGTCAATTCGCTGGCCTCGACCGATCCGGTCGGGAAAGCCGAGGTGCGGCTGGTCGCCCGCAACAACGAGATTCTGGCGACGCGCAAGACCGATGAGGCCGGCCACGTGCTGTTCGAGGCGGGGCTGGCGCGCGGCGAGGGCGGCCTGTCGCCGGCGATGCTGACGGTCACCGGAGAGAAGGCCGACTATGCCTTCCTCAGCCTGAAGACCTCGGCCTTCGACCTCAGTGACCGCGGCGTCGCGGGCCGTGCGGTGCCCTCTGGCGCCGATGCCTTCGTCTATGCCGAGCGCGGCGTCTATCGCTCCAACGAGACCGTTTATCTCACGGCGCTCTTGCGCGACGGGCAGGGCAATGCCGTCAATGGCGGGCCGCTGACCCTGGTGATCGAGCGTCCCGATGGCGTCGAATTCCGCCGTGCCGTGCTGGCCGACCAGGGCGCCGGCGGCCGCACGCTGTCCGTGCCGCTCAACTCGGCCGTTCCGACTGGAACCTGGCGGGTGCGCGCCTTCACCGACCCGAAGGGCTCGTCTGTCGGCGAGACCACCTTCATGGTCGAGGATTACGTCCCTGACAGGATCGAATTTGACTTATCCAGCAAGGACAAGCTGATCAAAGCTAACGCTCCTGTGGAGCTTAAGGCGGACGGTCATTTCCTCTATGGCGCGCCGGCTGCGGGCCTCAGCCTCGAAGGCGATATGCTGATCGCGCCGGCCAGCGAACGTCCGGGCTTTGCCGGCTACCAGTTCGGCGTCGATGACGAGCAGACCACGTCGAACGAGCGCACGCCGCTGGAGAACCTTCCCGAGGCCGACGCCAATGGCGTTGCGACCTTCCCGGTGACGCTGGAGAAGCAGCCGGCCTCGACGCGTCCGCAGGAGGCGCAGATCTTCATCCGCATGGTCGAGACCGGCGGCCGCGCCGTCGAGCGCAAGCTGGTTCTGCCGGTCGCACCCGCGACCGCCCTGATCGGCATCAAGCCGCTGTTCGGCGACAAGAACGTCGCGGAAGGCGACAAGGCCGAGTTCGACGTCGTGTTCGTCTCGCCCGACGGCAAGACACTTCCTCGCGACGGCCTGCGCTACGAGCTGCTGAAGATGGAGTCGCGCTATCAGTGGTACCGCCAGAACAATTACTGGGAGTACGAGCCGGTCAAGTCGACCTCGCGCGTCGCCGATGGTGACGTCACGATCGCGACCGACAAGCCGACCCGCATCTCGCTGGCGCCGCGGCCCGGCCGCTATCGGCTCGACGTGAAGTCGAACGACGCCGACGGCCCGGTGACCTCGGTGCAGTTCGACGTCGGCTGGTATTCCGACGGCAGCGCCGACACGCCGGACCTCTTGGAGACCTCGATCGACAAGCCGCAATACGCCTCCGGCGACACCATGACAGTGTCGGTGAACGCCCGCTCTGCCGGCAAGCTCACCGTCAACGTCGTCGGCGACCGCTTGCTGACGACGCAGACCATCGACGTCAAGGAAGGCACCGCGCAGGTGAAGCTCCCGGTCGGCAAGGATTGGGGCACCGGCGCCTATGTGGTGGCGACGCTGCGCCGTCCGCTCGATGCGGCCGCCCAGCGCATGCCGGGTCGCGCCATCGGCCTGAAATGGTTCGGCATCGACAAGCAGGCCCGCACGCTCGCCGTAAAGCTGTCGCCGCCGGATCTGATCCGGCCGAATTCGGTGCTGAAGATTCCGGTCAGGCTCGACGGGCTCAATCCCGGCGAGGATGCCAAGGTCGTGATCGCCGCAGTCGACGTCGGCATCCTCAACCTCACCAATTACAAGCCGCCGGCGCCGGACGATTATTATCTCGGCCAGCGCCAATTGACTGCGGAGATCCGCGATCTCTACGGACAGCTGATCGACGGCATGTCCGGCACGCGCGGCCAGATCAAGTCCGGCGGCGACGCCGGCGCTGCGGAGCTCCAGGGCTCGCCCCCCGCGCAGAAGCCGCTGGCGCTCTATTCGGGCATCGTCACCGTCGGCGCCGACGGCACCGCGGAAGTGAGCTTCGACATTCCGGAGTTCGCCGGCACGGCGCGCGTGATGGCAGTGGCGTGGACCGCGACAAAACTCGGCCGCGCCAACACCGATGTCGTGATCCGCGACCCAGTCGTCCTGACGACGACCCTGCCGCGCTTCCTGCTCAACGGTGACCACGGCACGGTCAATCTCGAGATCGACAATGTCGAGGGCCAGGCCGGCGATTATGTCATCAACGTCAAGACCGGCGGCCCCGTGAAGATGTCGGGCAATCCCGCCACCACCGTCAGGCTTGCCGCCAAGCAGCGCAACTCGTTCGCGCTCGCGCTCGATGCGACCGCGGCCGGGCAGGCGACGCTCGACGTCGACATCAAGGGGCCGAATGGCCTCACGCTCGCGCGCCACTACGCGCTCGACGTCAAAGCGGCCACGCAAGTGCTGGCGCGGCGTTCGATCCGGACGCTGGCGAAAGGCGAGAGCCTGACGCTGACCTCGGACATGTTCTCCGACCTCGTGCCGGGCACCGGCAGCGTCTCGGTCTCGGCGAGCCTGTCGACGGCGCTCGATGCGGCGACCATCCTCAAGGCGCTCGATCGCTATCCCTACGGCTGCTCGGAGCAGATCACGAGCCGCGCGATGCCGCTGCTCTATGTCAACGACCTCGCGGCCGGGGCGCACCTTGCCATGGACACCGAGGTCGACCAGCGCATCCGCGACGCCATCGAGCGGCTGTTGGCCCGTCAGGGCTCCAACGGCTCGTTCGGCCTGTGGTCGGCGGGCGGTGACGATGCCTGGCTCGATGCCTACGTCACGGACTTCCTGACCCGCGCCCGTGAAAAGGGCTTTGTGGTACCCGACGTCCTGTTCAAGAACGCGCTCGACCGCATCAGAAACTCCGTCGTCAACGGCAATGAGCCGGAGAAGGACGGCGGCCGTGATCTCGCCTATGGCCTCTATGTGCTCGCCCGCAATGGCGCAGCTCCGATCGGCGATCTCCGCTATCTCGCCGATACCAAGCTGAACAATCTGGCGACGCCGATCGCCAAATCTCAGCTTGCAGCGGCGCTCGCTCTGGTCGGCGACCGCAACCGCGCCGAGCGGGTCTACAGCGCAGCGCTCGACAGCCTCGCGCCAAAGCCGGTGCTGGAGTTCGGCCGCACCGACTATGGTTCGCAGCTCCGTGACGCCGCAGCGCTCGTTTCGCTCGCGAGCGAAGGCAATGCGCCGAAGGCGACGCTGACTCAGGCGGTTTCGCGGGTGGAAGTCGCGCGCGCGCTCACGCCCTACACCTCCACGCAGGAGAATGCCTGGCTGGTGCTGGCGGCGCGGGCGCTGGCCAAGGAAAACCTCTCGATCGAGGTGGACGGCCAGCCGGTCAAGACTGCGCTCTACCGCAGCTACAAGGCTGATGCGCTGAGCGGCAAGCCGCTGAAGATCACCAACACCGGCGATGCGCCGGTGCAGGCGGTGGTCTCGGTATCCGGCTCGCCGGTGACGCCGGAGCCGGCCGCGTCGAACGGCTTCAAGATCGAGCGGAACTACTTCACGCTCGACGGCAAGCCCGCCGATATCAGCAAGGTCAAGCAGAACGATCGCTATGCCGTGGTGTTGAAGATTACGGAAGCCAAGCCCGAGTATGGCCACATCATGGTCTCCGACTATCTGCCGGCGGGCCTCGAGATCGACAACCCGAAGCTGGTGTCGTCGGGCGACAGCGGGACGCTGGACTGGATCGAAGACGGTGCGGAGCCAGAGGATACCGAGTTCCGCGACGACCGCTTCACCGCTGCCGTCGACAGGGCCTCGGACTCCAAGGCGGTCTTCACCGTCGCCTACGTCGTGCGCGTGGTTTCCCCCGGCAAATACGTGCTGCCGCAGGCCTATGTCGAGGACATGTACAATCCCTCGCGCTATGGCCGCACCGGAACGGGGACCGTCGAGGTACGGGCGGCGAAGTGA
- a CDS encoding DUF6481 family protein: MSGFREPGFADRQKAALEARKNLLNKFKSQPGPDDPAVVAKRAEREALAAKRAEAKAAREAEKAEQKRIEEEAKAAEAARLAREAEETAAKAAALEAEQKAKRDARYAARKAKRK; the protein is encoded by the coding sequence ATGAGTGGATTCAGGGAACCCGGCTTCGCAGACCGGCAAAAGGCTGCACTGGAAGCCCGCAAAAATCTTTTAAACAAATTCAAGTCGCAGCCGGGACCTGACGATCCCGCTGTGGTGGCGAAGCGTGCCGAGCGCGAGGCGCTCGCGGCAAAGCGCGCCGAAGCAAAGGCTGCGCGCGAGGCCGAAAAAGCCGAGCAGAAGCGTATCGAGGAAGAAGCCAAGGCCGCTGAAGCAGCGCGCCTTGCGCGTGAGGCCGAGGAAACGGCTGCCAAGGCGGCGGCGCTCGAGGCCGAGCAGAAGGCGAAGCGGGACGCCCGTTACGCGGCCCGCAAGGCCAAACGGAAGTAG
- a CDS encoding pentapeptide MXKDX repeat protein: MTIRTRIVLGVSAAALSLALALSPAAFAQDKMGKDDGMMKKDTMSKDGMKKDHMSKDDGMKKDTMSKDGMKKDDGMMKKN; this comes from the coding sequence ATGACCATTCGCACCCGCATCGTGCTCGGCGTCTCGGCTGCCGCTCTCTCGCTTGCCCTGGCGCTGTCGCCGGCCGCCTTTGCCCAGGACAAGATGGGCAAGGACGACGGCATGATGAAGAAGGACACGATGTCCAAGGACGGCATGAAGAAGGATCACATGTCCAAGGACGACGGTATGAAGAAGGACACGATGTCCAAGGATGGCATGAAGAAGGACGACGGCATGATGAAGAAGAACTGA